A region of Arabidopsis thaliana chromosome 5, partial sequence DNA encodes the following proteins:
- the NF-YA1 gene encoding nuclear factor Y, subunit A1 (''nuclear factor Y, subunit A1'' (NF-YA1); CONTAINS InterPro DOMAIN/s: CCAAT-binding transcription factor, subunit B (InterPro:IPR001289), CCAAT-binding factor, conserved site (InterPro:IPR018362); BEST Arabidopsis thaliana protein match is: nuclear factor Y, subunit A9 (TAIR:AT3G20910.1); Has 30201 Blast hits to 17322 proteins in 780 species: Archae - 12; Bacteria - 1396; Metazoa - 17338; Fungi - 3422; Plants - 5037; Viruses - 0; Other Eukaryotes - 2996 (source: NCBI BLink).), which translates to MQSKPGRENEEEVNNHHAVQQPMMYAEPWWKNNSFGVVPQARPSGIPSNSSSLDCPNGSESNDVHSASEDGALNGENDGTWKDSQAATSSRSVDNHGMEGNDPALSIRNMHDQPLVQPPELVGHYIACVPNPYQDPYYGGLMGAYGHQQLGFRPYLGMPRERTALPLDMAQEPVYVNAKQYEGILRRRKARAKAELERKVIRDRKPYLHESRHKHAMRRARASGGRFAKKSEVEAGEDAGGRDRERGSATNSSGSEQVETDSNETLNSSGAP; encoded by the exons ATGCAATCAAAACCGGGAAGAGAAAACGAAGAGGAAGTCAATAATCACCATGCTGTTCAGCAGCCGATGATGTATGCAGAGCCCTGGTGGAAAAACAACTCCTTTGGTGTTGTACCTCAAGCGAGACCTTCTGGAATTCCATCAAATTCCTCTTCTTTGGATTGCCCCAATGGTTCCGAGTCAAACGATGTTCATTCAGCATCTGAAGACGGTGCGTTGAATGGTGAAAACGATGGCACTTGGAAGGATTCACAAGCTGCAACTTCCTCTCGTTCAG TAGATAATCACGGAATGGAAGGAAATGACCCAGCGCTCTCTATCCGTAACATGCATGATCAGCCACTTGTACAACCACCAGAGCTTGTTGGACACTATATC GCTTGTGTCCCAAACCCATATCAGGATCCATATTATGGGGGATTGATGGGAGCATATGGTCATCAGCAATTG GGTTTTCGTCCATATCTTGGAATGCCTCGTGAAAGAACAGCTCTGCCACTTGACATGGCACAAGAGCCCGTTTATGTGAATGCAAAGCAGTACGAGGGAATTCTAAGGCGAAGAAAAGCACGTGCCAAGGCAGAGCTAGAGAGGAAAGTCATCCGGGACAGAAag CCATATCTTCACGAGTCAAGACACAAGCATGCAATGAGAAGGGCACGAGCGAGTGGAGGCCGGTTTGCGAAGAAAAGTGAGGTAGAAGCGGGAGAGGATGCAGGAgggagagacagagaaaggGGTTCAGCAACCAACTCATCAGGCTCTGAACAAGTTGAGACAGACTCTAATGAGACCCTGAATTCTTCTGGTGCACCATAA
- the CPK7 gene encoding calmodulin-domain protein kinase 7 (calmodulin-domain protein kinase 7 (CPK7); FUNCTIONS IN: in 6 functions; INVOLVED IN: protein amino acid phosphorylation, N-terminal protein myristoylation; LOCATED IN: plasma membrane; EXPRESSED IN: 23 plant structures; EXPRESSED DURING: 13 growth stages; CONTAINS InterPro DOMAIN/s: Protein kinase, ATP binding site (InterPro:IPR017441), EF-Hand 1, calcium-binding site (InterPro:IPR018247), Serine/threonine-protein kinase domain (InterPro:IPR002290), Calcium-binding EF-hand (InterPro:IPR002048), EF-hand-like domain (InterPro:IPR011992), EF-hand (InterPro:IPR018248), Serine/threonine-protein kinase-like domain (InterPro:IPR017442), Protein kinase-like domain (InterPro:IPR011009), Serine/threonine-protein kinase, active site (InterPro:IPR008271), Protein kinase, catalytic domain (InterPro:IPR000719), EF-HAND 2 (InterPro:IPR018249), Calcium-dependent protein kinase (InterPro:IPR020642), Calcium/calmodulin-dependent protein kinase-like (InterPro:IPR020636), Tyrosine-protein kinase, catalytic domain (InterPro:IPR020635); BEST Arabidopsis thaliana protein match is: calcium-dependent protein kinase 19 (TAIR:AT5G19450.2); Has 30201 Blast hits to 17322 proteins in 780 species: Archae - 12; Bacteria - 1396; Metazoa - 17338; Fungi - 3422; Plants - 5037; Viruses - 0; Other Eukaryotes - 2996 (source: NCBI BLink).) — MGNCCGNPSSATNQSKQGKPKNKNNPFYSNEYATTDRSGAGFKLSVLKDPTGHDISLQYDLGREVGRGEFGITYLCTDKETGEKYACKSISKKKLRTAVDIEDVRREVEIMKHMPKHPNVVSLKDSFEDDDAVHIVMELCEGGELFDRIVARGHYTERAAAAVMKTIVEVVQICHKQGVMHRDLKPENFLFANKKETSALKAIDFGLSVFFKPGEQFNEIVGSPYYMAPEVLRRNYGPEIDVWSAGVILYILLCGVPPFWAETEQGVAQAIIRSVIDFKRDPWPRVSDSAKDLVRKMLEPDPKKRLTAAQVLEHTWILNAKKAPNVSLGETVKARLKQFSVMNKLKKRALRVIAEHLSVEEAAGIKEAFEMMDVNKRGKINLEELKYGLQKAGQQIADTDLQILMEATDVDGDGTLNYSEFVAVSVHLKKMANDEHLHKAFNFFDQNQSGYIEIDELREALNDELDNTSSEEVIAAIMQDVDTDKDGRISYEEFVAMMKAGTDWRKASRQYSRERFNSLSLKLMRDGSLQLEGET; from the exons ATGGGGAATTGTTGTGGCAATCCGAGTTCGGCTACGAACCAGAGTAAACAAGGGAAacccaagaacaaaaacaatccTTTTTACAGCAATGAATACGCTACAACAGATAGATCTGGAGCTGGTTTTAAGCTCTCTGTGCTGAAAGATCCTACAGGACATGATATATCCTTGCAGTATGATCTTGGACGTGAGGTTGGTCGAGGCGAGTTTGGTATAACTTACTTGTGTACTGATAAGGAAACTGGTGAGAAGTATGCCTGCAAGTCCATATctaagaagaagctgagaacAGCAGTTGATATAGAGGATGTTAGGAGGGAGGTTGAGATTATGAAGCATATGCCTAAACACCCAAATGTCGTCTCTTTGAAGGATTCctttgaggatgatgatgcGGTGCATATAGTTATGGAGTTGTGTGAAGGAGGGGAACTGTTTGATCGGATTGTTGCAAGAGGTCATTACACTGAGCGGGCTGCTGCTGCGGTTATGAAGACTATTGTTGAAGTTGTTCAG ATATGCCATAAGCAAGGAGTGATGCATCGGGATCTCAAACCAGAGAACTTTCTTTTTGCAAATAAGAAAGAGACATCAGCCCTTAAGGCCATTGATTTTGGATTATCTGTATTCTTCAAACCTG GTGAGCAGTTTAATGAGATTGTTGGAAGTCCTTATTACATGGCACCCGAGGTGCTGCGGCGAAACTATGGTCCTGAGATCGATGTGTGGAGCGCTGGAGTTATCCTCTATATCCTACTTTGTGGTGTTCCGCCATTTTGGGCAG AGACTGAGCAAGGGGTGGCTCAAGCGATCATTAGATCAGTTATTGACTTTAAGAGAGATCCATGGCCAAGAGTTTCTGACAGCGCCAAAGACCTTGTGAGAAAGATGCTTGAACCTGATCCCAAAAAACGGCTTACTGCTGCACAAGTTCTCG AACATACTTGGATACTGAATGCAAAGAAGGCTCCAAATGTCTCTCTTGGGGAGACTGTGAAAGCAAGACTAAAGCAGTTTTCTGTTATGAACAAGCTCAAGAAACGAGCTCTACGA GTGATAGCTGAACATTTGTCAGTGGAGGAAGCAGCAGGGATAAAGGAAGCATTTGAAATGATGGACGTAAACAAGAGAGGCAAGATAAATCTCGAGGAGCTTAAATATGGACTTCAAAAAGCTGGACAACAGATAGCTGATACTGATCTTCAAATTCTTATGGAAGCT ACTGATGTTGATGGGGATGGGACACTGAACTATAGCGAGTTTGTTGCTGTTTCAGTCCACCTTAAGAAGATGGCGAATGATGAACACTTGCATAAAGCTTTTAACTTCTTTGATCAGAACCAGAGTGGTTACATAGAGATTGACGAACTTCGTGAAGCCTTGAATGATGAATTGGATAATACTAGCAGTGAGGAAGTAATCGCAGCCATCATGCAAGATGTTGATACCGACAAG GATGGACGAATAAGCTATGAAGAGTTTGTTGCGATGATGAAAGCTGGGACAGATTGGAGAAAAGCGTCAAGACAGTATTCTCGGGAAAGATTCAACAGTTTAAGCCTCAAGTTAATGAGAGATGGTTCATTGCAATTAGAAGGCGAGACCTAA
- the CPK7 gene encoding calmodulin-domain protein kinase 7 (calmodulin-domain protein kinase 7 (CPK7); FUNCTIONS IN: in 6 functions; INVOLVED IN: protein amino acid phosphorylation; LOCATED IN: plasma membrane; EXPRESSED IN: 23 plant structures; EXPRESSED DURING: 13 growth stages; CONTAINS InterPro DOMAIN/s: EF-Hand 1, calcium-binding site (InterPro:IPR018247), Serine/threonine-protein kinase domain (InterPro:IPR002290), Calcium-binding EF-hand (InterPro:IPR002048), EF-hand-like domain (InterPro:IPR011992), EF-hand (InterPro:IPR018248), Serine/threonine-protein kinase-like domain (InterPro:IPR017442), Protein kinase-like domain (InterPro:IPR011009), Serine/threonine-protein kinase, active site (InterPro:IPR008271), Protein kinase, catalytic domain (InterPro:IPR000719), EF-HAND 2 (InterPro:IPR018249), Calcium-dependent protein kinase (InterPro:IPR020642), Calcium/calmodulin-dependent protein kinase-like (InterPro:IPR020636); BEST Arabidopsis thaliana protein match is: calcium-dependent protein kinase 19 (TAIR:AT5G19450.2); Has 104543 Blast hits to 101042 proteins in 3590 species: Archae - 138; Bacteria - 12396; Metazoa - 40131; Fungi - 14132; Plants - 17107; Viruses - 370; Other Eukaryotes - 20269 (source: NCBI BLink).) has protein sequence MGNCCGNPSSATNQSKQGKPKNKNNPFYSNEYATTDRSGAGFKLSVLKDPTGHDISLQGHYTERAAAAVMKTIVEVVQICHKQGVMHRDLKPENFLFANKKETSALKAIDFGLSVFFKPGEQFNEIVGSPYYMAPEVLRRNYGPEIDVWSAGVILYILLCGVPPFWAETEQGVAQAIIRSVIDFKRDPWPRVSDSAKDLVRKMLEPDPKKRLTAAQVLEHTWILNAKKAPNVSLGETVKARLKQFSVMNKLKKRALRVIAEHLSVEEAAGIKEAFEMMDVNKRGKINLEELKYGLQKAGQQIADTDLQILMEATDVDGDGTLNYSEFVAVSVHLKKMANDEHLHKAFNFFDQNQSGYIEIDELREALNDELDNTSSEEVIAAIMQDVDTDKDGRISYEEFVAMMKAGTDWRKASRQYSRERFNSLSLKLMRDGSLQLEGET, from the exons ATGGGGAATTGTTGTGGCAATCCGAGTTCGGCTACGAACCAGAGTAAACAAGGGAAacccaagaacaaaaacaatccTTTTTACAGCAATGAATACGCTACAACAGATAGATCTGGAGCTGGTTTTAAGCTCTCTGTGCTGAAAGATCCTACAGGACATGATATATCCTTGCA AGGTCATTACACTGAGCGGGCTGCTGCTGCGGTTATGAAGACTATTGTTGAAGTTGTTCAG ATATGCCATAAGCAAGGAGTGATGCATCGGGATCTCAAACCAGAGAACTTTCTTTTTGCAAATAAGAAAGAGACATCAGCCCTTAAGGCCATTGATTTTGGATTATCTGTATTCTTCAAACCTG GTGAGCAGTTTAATGAGATTGTTGGAAGTCCTTATTACATGGCACCCGAGGTGCTGCGGCGAAACTATGGTCCTGAGATCGATGTGTGGAGCGCTGGAGTTATCCTCTATATCCTACTTTGTGGTGTTCCGCCATTTTGGGCAG AGACTGAGCAAGGGGTGGCTCAAGCGATCATTAGATCAGTTATTGACTTTAAGAGAGATCCATGGCCAAGAGTTTCTGACAGCGCCAAAGACCTTGTGAGAAAGATGCTTGAACCTGATCCCAAAAAACGGCTTACTGCTGCACAAGTTCTCG AACATACTTGGATACTGAATGCAAAGAAGGCTCCAAATGTCTCTCTTGGGGAGACTGTGAAAGCAAGACTAAAGCAGTTTTCTGTTATGAACAAGCTCAAGAAACGAGCTCTACGA GTGATAGCTGAACATTTGTCAGTGGAGGAAGCAGCAGGGATAAAGGAAGCATTTGAAATGATGGACGTAAACAAGAGAGGCAAGATAAATCTCGAGGAGCTTAAATATGGACTTCAAAAAGCTGGACAACAGATAGCTGATACTGATCTTCAAATTCTTATGGAAGCT ACTGATGTTGATGGGGATGGGACACTGAACTATAGCGAGTTTGTTGCTGTTTCAGTCCACCTTAAGAAGATGGCGAATGATGAACACTTGCATAAAGCTTTTAACTTCTTTGATCAGAACCAGAGTGGTTACATAGAGATTGACGAACTTCGTGAAGCCTTGAATGATGAATTGGATAATACTAGCAGTGAGGAAGTAATCGCAGCCATCATGCAAGATGTTGATACCGACAAG GATGGACGAATAAGCTATGAAGAGTTTGTTGCGATGATGAAAGCTGGGACAGATTGGAGAAAAGCGTCAAGACAGTATTCTCGGGAAAGATTCAACAGTTTAAGCCTCAAGTTAATGAGAGATGGTTCATTGCAATTAGAAGGCGAGACCTAA
- the NF-YA1 gene encoding nuclear factor Y, subunit A1 (''nuclear factor Y, subunit A1'' (NF-YA1); CONTAINS InterPro DOMAIN/s: CCAAT-binding transcription factor, subunit B (InterPro:IPR001289), CCAAT-binding factor, conserved site (InterPro:IPR018362); BEST Arabidopsis thaliana protein match is: nuclear factor Y, subunit A9 (TAIR:AT3G20910.1); Has 687 Blast hits to 687 proteins in 162 species: Archae - 0; Bacteria - 0; Metazoa - 144; Fungi - 133; Plants - 381; Viruses - 0; Other Eukaryotes - 29 (source: NCBI BLink).) gives MQSKPGRENEEEVNNHHAVQQPMMYAEPWWKNNSFGVVPQARPSGIPSNSSSLDCPNGSESNDVHSASEDGALNGENDGTWKDSQAATSSRSDNHGMEGNDPALSIRNMHDQPLVQPPELVGHYIACVPNPYQDPYYGGLMGAYGHQQLGFRPYLGMPRERTALPLDMAQEPVYVNAKQYEGILRRRKARAKAELERKVIRDRKPYLHESRHKHAMRRARASGGRFAKKSEVEAGEDAGGRDRERGSATNSSGSEQVETDSNETLNSSGAP, from the exons ATGCAATCAAAACCGGGAAGAGAAAACGAAGAGGAAGTCAATAATCACCATGCTGTTCAGCAGCCGATGATGTATGCAGAGCCCTGGTGGAAAAACAACTCCTTTGGTGTTGTACCTCAAGCGAGACCTTCTGGAATTCCATCAAATTCCTCTTCTTTGGATTGCCCCAATGGTTCCGAGTCAAACGATGTTCATTCAGCATCTGAAGACGGTGCGTTGAATGGTGAAAACGATGGCACTTGGAAGGATTCACAAGCTGCAACTTCCTCTCGTTCAG ATAATCACGGAATGGAAGGAAATGACCCAGCGCTCTCTATCCGTAACATGCATGATCAGCCACTTGTACAACCACCAGAGCTTGTTGGACACTATATC GCTTGTGTCCCAAACCCATATCAGGATCCATATTATGGGGGATTGATGGGAGCATATGGTCATCAGCAATTG GGTTTTCGTCCATATCTTGGAATGCCTCGTGAAAGAACAGCTCTGCCACTTGACATGGCACAAGAGCCCGTTTATGTGAATGCAAAGCAGTACGAGGGAATTCTAAGGCGAAGAAAAGCACGTGCCAAGGCAGAGCTAGAGAGGAAAGTCATCCGGGACAGAAag CCATATCTTCACGAGTCAAGACACAAGCATGCAATGAGAAGGGCACGAGCGAGTGGAGGCCGGTTTGCGAAGAAAAGTGAGGTAGAAGCGGGAGAGGATGCAGGAgggagagacagagaaaggGGTTCAGCAACCAACTCATCAGGCTCTGAACAAGTTGAGACAGACTCTAATGAGACCCTGAATTCTTCTGGTGCACCATAA